The genomic DNA AACTTCTGGCGTATTCTTAGCATTCCAATATCCTCTGGAAATTCCGGGAGTGAGCAATATCGACTTTTTGCGCGCAGCGTATAATTCTCGGCGCAAGCAACAGGGTTTGGAAGAGTTGGATACGTTTGACTTTCAAGATTTAGTGGAAGAGAAGTTAGACGTAGTGAAAATGAATGCGGCATTTCTCGATCGCAGCGTGAATGAAGGCTTTTCCGGAGGGGAGAAAAAGCGGAACGAAATTCTGCAAATGGCTCTGCTCGAACCGAGTTTAGCAATCTTGGATGAAACGGATTCGGGATTGGATATCGACGCGCTGAAAATCGTCGCCAATGGGGTGAATCAGTTAACTCGTCCGGACAATGCGGTGCTGATGATTACCCACTATCAACGGTTGCTGAATTATATCGTTCCCGATTACGTTCACGTCATGGCAGACGGTCGGATTTTGCGCACGGGAGATAAGGCATTAGCGCTAGAGCTAGAGTCTCGCGGCTATGACTGGATTTTAGAGGAAGAATTAGCGGGGGCGAAGTAAAGTATTATGAGCGTGAGAACTGTTTTAGAACAACGATTTGCTGAGGTGAATCGCGATAGCCCTCGGTTTCAGATGTTGCAATTGTTGCTCGATCGCCGCCTCCCTCTGAATCCTGCCAATTTGGCTTCCGATCGCGTCCAGCTATTGAACTCCTTGCGCGGTAAGGCGGCTGCGATCGCATCGGAACAACAGCTACCGAGTACGAAAGATGAGGAGTGGAGATTTACGGATATTTCAGCATTAGTCGAGTCCGATTTTACTCCAGCAGCGAGCGGATCTGAGGATGGAGATATCGATATTACTCCGTTTATTATACCCGAGTGCGATCGCGCTCGTCTGGTATTTGTAAATGGCGTATTTTCTTCGTCTCTATCCGATTGTTCGGCATTGGATTCGCAAACCGCCGTTAACCTCTGCTCGGATGCTCTATCTGCGGATAAGATTAGCGCGTACTTAGGCAAACAATCCGGAAGCGAAGAAGTATTTACCGCGCTCAATACAGCAAGCTTAACCGATAGCGCGATCGTCTGGATTAAGGCGAATCAAATTCTCGAGCAACCGATCCATCTGCTGTTCGTTACTCGAGAAGAAGATAAGGCTGCGATCGCAAATCCGCGCTGTTTAATTATTGCCGAAGCCAATAGCAGCGCCACTATTGTCGAGCAATATATCACTCTGAGCAGTTGTCCGGCAACCTCGGGAACTTCGCCTTATTTTAATAACTCGGTAACTGAAGTTTGGCTCGACAACAATGCCGAAGTTAACCACGCGCGCATTCAACAAGAAGGACAGCATACCATTCATATTGGTAAAACCGCCGTTTCTCAACAGCGCGATAGCCGCTATACAATTAATGCGATTAGTTTAGGGGCAAAATTATCTCGCCACAATCTCGAGATCTTCCAGCAAGGAGAAGGCGCGCAAACCACGCTGAATGGACTAGCGGAAATTGCCGGAGGGCAAACCGCCGATACCCACAGTTGCGTCCATCATCTCTATCCGAATGGAGCAAGCGACCAATTGCATAAATGTATTGTAGACGATCGCGCTCATGCCGTATTTAACGGGAAAGTTTTCGTCCCGCAAGCCGCACAATTGACCAATGCCGATCAACTCAATCGCAATTTAGTCTTATCCCAAAACGCGAAAGTAGACACGAAACCAGAATTGCAAATTACGGCAGATAACGTGAAATGCTCTCACGGCGCGACAGTCAGTCAATTGCAAGAAGAAGAAGTCTTCTATTTGCAAAGTCGGGGATTGTCGAAAGATGACAGTCAGCACCTATTAATTGATGCCTTTGCAGGAGAAATTTTGCAGCGAATTCCGGTTAAATCCCTGACAAAATTGCTGGCTCAATGTCTCTCGTGTCGTACCTATCTATCCTAAAACAATTGGGGCTGAAAGAAGGCGGGTTCAGCACAATTATCGTTGAGTTATAGAGATTGCAGAAAACCCGCCCCTACAGAAATTTTACGATCGCCGATTAACTGTTATGATTCTTTCTACTCCCACTAAACCATTAGCAGATAGCGTCAGAGCTGATTTTCCGATTCTGCACCAGGAGGTTCACGGACATCCATTAGTCTATTTAGATAATGCGGCAACCTCTCAAAAACCAACGGCAGTTTTAGATATCCTGCAACAGTATTATCAGCAGGATAATGCCAACGTGCATCGCGGCGCTCATTCCCTCAGCGCGCGCGCAACAGAAGCTTATGAAGGCGCGCGGGATAAGGTGGCGAAATTTGTGAATGCGCGATCGCGAAATGAAATTGTTTATACGCGAAATGCCAGCGAAGCGATTAATTTAGTTGCCTATAGTTGGGGACTCAATACCTTACAACCGGGGGATGAAATTATTCTTTCGGTGATGGAACATCACAGTAATTTAGTTCCCTGGCAAATCGTTGCGCAAAAGACGGGAGCCGTGCTCAAATTTGTCGAGTTAACCGAAACAGAAGAGTTTGATTTCCAGCAGTTTCAATCCCTGATTAATCCAAAGACGAAATTAGTTTCTGTCGTCCACGTTTCCAATGCGTTGGGTTGCGTTAATCCCGTTGAGGATATCGTAAAAGAGGCGCGCAAACATGACGCAAACGTATTAATTGATGCCTGCCAAAGTGCCCCCCATTTGCCCCTCGACGTGCAAGCGATCGACTGCGACTGGTTAGTGGCTTCCGGGCATAAAATGTGCGCGGCAACTGGAATTGGCTTTTTATATGGAAAATTGGAATTACTCGAGTCTATGCCCCCATTTTTGGGCGGTGGCGAGATGATTGCCGATGTCTTCCTCGACCATTCCACTTATGCCGAATTACCCCATAAATTTGAAGCCGGAACTCCCGCGATCGCCGAAGCCATTTCCCTCGGTGCGGCAGTAGATTATTTAACCTCAGTCGGACGCGATCGCATTCACGATTACGAAAAAGAATTAACTCACTATTTATTCGAGCAACTCCAATTGATTCCCGATATAAGACTTTACGGGCCAAAACCTTCCGCCGAGAAAGAACGAGCAGCACTGGCAACGTTTACCACCGGCGATATTCACGTGAATGATATTTCTGCACTGTTGGATCAATCAGGAATTGCCATTCGCACCGGACATCATTGCACGC from Roseofilum casamattae BLCC-M143 includes the following:
- the sufC gene encoding Fe-S cluster assembly ATPase SufC, translated to MAILSVRNLTANVAGQQILKGLNLEINPGEIHAIMGPNGSGKSTFSKILAGHPAYEVTGGEVVYQGRDLLEMEPEDRATSGVFLAFQYPLEIPGVSNIDFLRAAYNSRRKQQGLEELDTFDFQDLVEEKLDVVKMNAAFLDRSVNEGFSGGEKKRNEILQMALLEPSLAILDETDSGLDIDALKIVANGVNQLTRPDNAVLMITHYQRLLNYIVPDYVHVMADGRILRTGDKALALELESRGYDWILEEELAGAK
- the sufD gene encoding Fe-S cluster assembly protein SufD, which gives rise to MSVRTVLEQRFAEVNRDSPRFQMLQLLLDRRLPLNPANLASDRVQLLNSLRGKAAAIASEQQLPSTKDEEWRFTDISALVESDFTPAASGSEDGDIDITPFIIPECDRARLVFVNGVFSSSLSDCSALDSQTAVNLCSDALSADKISAYLGKQSGSEEVFTALNTASLTDSAIVWIKANQILEQPIHLLFVTREEDKAAIANPRCLIIAEANSSATIVEQYITLSSCPATSGTSPYFNNSVTEVWLDNNAEVNHARIQQEGQHTIHIGKTAVSQQRDSRYTINAISLGAKLSRHNLEIFQQGEGAQTTLNGLAEIAGGQTADTHSCVHHLYPNGASDQLHKCIVDDRAHAVFNGKVFVPQAAQLTNADQLNRNLVLSQNAKVDTKPELQITADNVKCSHGATVSQLQEEEVFYLQSRGLSKDDSQHLLIDAFAGEILQRIPVKSLTKLLAQCLSCRTYLS
- a CDS encoding SufS family cysteine desulfurase is translated as MILSTPTKPLADSVRADFPILHQEVHGHPLVYLDNAATSQKPTAVLDILQQYYQQDNANVHRGAHSLSARATEAYEGARDKVAKFVNARSRNEIVYTRNASEAINLVAYSWGLNTLQPGDEIILSVMEHHSNLVPWQIVAQKTGAVLKFVELTETEEFDFQQFQSLINPKTKLVSVVHVSNALGCVNPVEDIVKEARKHDANVLIDACQSAPHLPLDVQAIDCDWLVASGHKMCAATGIGFLYGKLELLESMPPFLGGGEMIADVFLDHSTYAELPHKFEAGTPAIAEAISLGAAVDYLTSVGRDRIHDYEKELTHYLFEQLQLIPDIRLYGPKPSAEKERAALATFTTGDIHVNDISALLDQSGIAIRTGHHCTQPLHRILGVHSTARASLYFYNTTEEIDRFIVALKDAIDFFKSVM